The Cryobacterium sp. SO1 genomic sequence GCCCGGCTGCTGCGGGAGCTGCTGGCCCGCTGGGAAGACACCCCCCGGGTGGAACTGGTCACCACCGACGGCTTCCTCTTTCCCAACGCCGAACTGGCCCGCCGCGGCCTGATGGAGCGCAAGGGTTTCCCGGAGGCCTACGACCGGCGGGCACTGCTGCGCTTCGTCAGCGCCATCAAGAGCGGCGCCGCCGAGGTGCGCGCCCCGTTCTACTCGCACCTGAACTACGACATCGTGCCAGACGCGCAGGTCGTCGTGCGTCAGCCGGACATCCTCATCGTCGAGGGTCTGAACGTGCTGCAGCCTCCCGCGCCCGGCCACGGCCTCGCGGTGAGCGACCTGTTCGACTTCACCATCTACGTGGATGCGCGCACCGCCGACATCTCGCGCTGGTACGAGGAGCGGTTCCTGCGCCTGCAGCGCGGCGCGTTCACCAACCCGAAGTCGTTCTTCCACCGTTTCGCCTCCCTCAGCGAAGACGAGGCCCGGGCCCGCGCCCGCACCATCTGGGGCACCATCAACGAGCCCAACCTGCTGCAGAACATCCGCCCCACCCGGTCGCGGGCCACTCTGGTCCTGCGTAAGGCCTCCGACCACACCGTCGACAAGGTGCTGCTGCGCAAGGTCTGACCGGCGGCCTGCGCACGGGATCTCGACGAGCTCGATCAACGCGGGACCGGGATACTCAGGCCGACGCACGGGATCTCGACGAGCTCGATCAACGTGGGACCGGGATACTCAGGCCGGCGCACGGGATCTCGACGAGCTCGATCAACGTGGGACGAGCTCGATCAACGTGGGACCGGGATACTCATTGCAAACGCTTGCACTACGCCCCCGCACGGGGGTAGCCTCTGACCGTTGTGTTTATTGCGCCGTCCGGCGCCCAACGGGGGAAGTCAATGCTGACTAAGAGAATCGCCGCACGCCGACTACTGGCCACGATCGGATCGGGGGCGATTCTCGCATCCGGGCTCGTCTTCGCACCCGTTGCAGCGGCAGCGGCCACTCCGACCGTCGCCCTCGTGGGCAGCCTGCAAACCGAACTCGGCTGCGGCGAAGACTGGGCACCGGCCTGCGCGGCGACCGAACTGGTCCCGACCGGCACCGAGGGGGTCTGGGCGGCAGAGTTCACCCTCCCCGCCGGCAGCTACGACTA encodes the following:
- the coaA gene encoding type I pantothenate kinase encodes the protein MSEPVVSPSNNGHSTPFVELDRAVWASLAPSTRLPLRETEVVQLRGLGEPLDINEVSDVYLPLSRLLNLYAAGARKLHRDTSDFLGERAQRTPFVIGVAGSVAVGKSTIARLLRELLARWEDTPRVELVTTDGFLFPNAELARRGLMERKGFPEAYDRRALLRFVSAIKSGAAEVRAPFYSHLNYDIVPDAQVVVRQPDILIVEGLNVLQPPAPGHGLAVSDLFDFTIYVDARTADISRWYEERFLRLQRGAFTNPKSFFHRFASLSEDEARARARTIWGTINEPNLLQNIRPTRSRATLVLRKASDHTVDKVLLRKV